Proteins encoded together in one Phyllobacterium zundukense window:
- a CDS encoding FadR/GntR family transcriptional regulator translates to MSTKQIEQQDKVTLGQPQMGLSRRQAWHLADHIRKEIIKQGLGPGDRLPGEKSLIEQFGMARATVREGLAILEAQGLVSISSGRNGGVSVSAIPTDAITDGMASYLYFESASWTDLYQARLAIEPAVAVLSFDSIDDDGIKQMQDSITDCEQGLIGNISPRAHKLAEINFHAVIAQYCPNPILRLSALHLVRAMEDMVDSLLAVETSDAAKRIIQDHKEIMDAFLSRSRGEVEELVRKHIVDTKTELLNLVKDHGARSASKPTKL, encoded by the coding sequence GTGTCAACAAAACAGATTGAACAGCAAGACAAAGTAACTCTCGGTCAACCTCAAATGGGGTTGAGCCGACGTCAAGCTTGGCATCTTGCAGATCACATTCGCAAAGAAATCATAAAGCAGGGCTTGGGTCCTGGCGATCGACTGCCCGGCGAGAAGAGCCTTATTGAGCAGTTTGGCATGGCACGTGCGACGGTTCGTGAGGGGCTTGCTATCCTGGAAGCGCAAGGACTCGTTTCGATATCGTCAGGCAGAAACGGTGGAGTTTCGGTTTCCGCGATTCCCACCGACGCGATTACCGACGGCATGGCTTCGTATCTTTATTTCGAGAGCGCATCTTGGACAGACCTCTACCAAGCCAGGCTGGCGATTGAACCAGCAGTCGCCGTTCTATCGTTCGATTCCATCGACGACGATGGGATCAAACAAATGCAAGACTCCATAACAGATTGCGAACAGGGACTGATAGGCAACATCAGCCCCAGAGCACACAAACTCGCTGAGATAAATTTTCATGCTGTCATAGCGCAATATTGTCCAAATCCGATATTGCGCTTGAGTGCTCTTCATCTCGTTCGAGCGATGGAGGATATGGTCGATTCTCTGCTGGCTGTGGAAACCTCTGATGCAGCCAAACGTATTATTCAGGATCACAAGGAAATAATGGACGCGTTTCTCTCAAGATCCAGAGGTGAAGTCGAAGAGCTCGTCAGAAAGCATATTGTCGATACTAAAACAGAACTTCTCAACCTCGTCAAAGATCATGGCGCACGATCAGCAAGCAAACCCACCAAACTTTAA
- a CDS encoding aminotransferase class III-fold pyridoxal phosphate-dependent enzyme — MKNADELGAVLERERGKFANANPKSAAQYEAASAFPGGSTRSVLYYPPFPLSIAKGLKSKIWDVDGHEYSDFLNEYSAGLFGHSNSAIKDAIVTALEDGINLGGPNRYEACLASALTKRFSHMERIRFCNTGTEANIAAIQLALHVTNRKSVLFFKGGYHGGFIWYPNGGMPLNIDFHEKVAPFNDEDALDEMFALHGSEFGACIIEPVMSAGGAIPATRPFLVKLQAKCIEHSVILIFDEVVSSRLNLGGMQALHEIYPDITTLGKYIGGGLSFGAFGGRAELIDRLDMRRPDAVAHAGTFNNNVLSMAAGLAASTVLTKEAIDRINGLGDAAREQFSSISPDKQKMSISGQGSLSCVHFESKEVHDLYHLHLLMSGYYTARRGSVYLSLETTESEILGFLDATRVFVERFGNYL; from the coding sequence ATGAAGAATGCGGATGAACTCGGTGCAGTCTTAGAGCGAGAAAGAGGGAAATTCGCGAACGCCAATCCCAAGAGCGCAGCCCAATACGAGGCGGCATCCGCCTTTCCGGGAGGCAGCACTCGAAGTGTGCTGTATTACCCGCCATTCCCGCTTTCGATTGCCAAGGGGCTGAAATCGAAGATTTGGGATGTAGACGGACATGAATACAGTGATTTTTTGAACGAGTACTCGGCGGGTTTGTTCGGCCATTCCAATTCCGCGATCAAGGACGCGATTGTGACCGCACTTGAAGACGGAATTAACCTGGGGGGACCGAATCGCTATGAGGCATGTCTCGCCAGCGCCTTGACAAAGCGATTTTCCCACATGGAGCGCATTCGGTTTTGCAATACGGGAACTGAAGCGAACATCGCGGCAATTCAACTGGCACTTCATGTCACCAACCGGAAGAGCGTCCTGTTCTTCAAGGGTGGATATCATGGCGGCTTCATATGGTATCCTAACGGAGGAATGCCTCTCAATATCGACTTTCATGAGAAAGTGGCGCCGTTCAACGACGAAGATGCGCTGGATGAAATGTTTGCTCTTCATGGAAGCGAATTCGGCGCCTGCATTATCGAACCAGTTATGTCAGCCGGCGGCGCGATCCCCGCCACAAGACCGTTCTTGGTAAAATTGCAGGCGAAATGCATCGAGCACAGCGTCATTTTGATATTCGATGAAGTCGTGTCCTCCCGACTAAATCTCGGCGGCATGCAGGCACTTCACGAAATCTATCCTGACATCACAACACTCGGAAAATACATTGGTGGTGGATTAAGCTTCGGAGCGTTCGGAGGAAGGGCCGAGTTGATCGATCGATTGGATATGCGACGTCCAGACGCCGTGGCTCATGCAGGCACGTTCAACAACAACGTCCTTTCAATGGCGGCAGGCCTTGCTGCTTCAACAGTTCTTACGAAGGAGGCGATTGACCGTATCAACGGACTGGGGGACGCCGCGAGGGAGCAATTCTCGTCGATTTCGCCCGACAAACAAAAGATGAGCATCTCCGGGCAGGGCTCGCTTTCATGCGTTCACTTCGAATCGAAGGAAGTGCACGATTTGTACCACTTGCATCTACTAATGAGCGGCTACTACACCGCCCGACGAGGATCAGTTTACCTTTCGCTCGAAACAACGGAGTCCGAGATCTTGGGCTTTCTCGATGCTACTAGAGTTTTTGTCGAGCGATTTGGTAATTATCTTTAG
- a CDS encoding amidase family protein — MTLRNRTIPQLIDAFRSHELSPVDVAIDALARAEEAAEFNAFVFLDHEAALAQARESEKRWMAGAPLSDIDGVPATIKDLHHVAGWKTFAGSATSDADEKQAARQESPLVARLREAGCVFLGKTTVPEFGWKGVTDSPLTGVTRNPWDKTKVSGGSSGGAAVAAALGIGRIHTGSDGGGSIRIPSAFCGVVGLKASFGAVPQFPLVSTMSSHGPMTATVHEAIISLRHAGKRDPRDWLATGSNIFETVSSAELRPLRVGMCLSGIGPEPDDEIRLAVETAARTIAGREGRVIPVQLPVSFEEVRQLIDIFWVRDSAMDWDRTPADRRHRLDPGLVEMAQAGLRLSAVEMAYADYRRAALASAVNVFLDEFDVLLMPATPFVAFDVGQDFPAESGMTNWLDWAANLYLFNLSQSPAMSFPMERSATSGLPIAVQIVAGKYRDAVILDAAMRLEARNPQ, encoded by the coding sequence GTGACGCTAAGGAATCGCACAATTCCGCAGTTAATTGACGCCTTTCGAAGCCACGAGCTGTCTCCGGTCGACGTTGCCATCGACGCGCTTGCTCGCGCTGAGGAGGCCGCGGAATTCAACGCCTTTGTCTTCCTTGATCATGAGGCCGCGTTGGCGCAGGCTCGAGAGTCCGAAAAGCGTTGGATGGCCGGGGCGCCTCTCAGTGACATCGATGGCGTGCCTGCCACGATAAAGGACCTTCATCACGTTGCCGGTTGGAAGACATTTGCAGGTTCCGCGACCTCCGATGCCGACGAGAAACAAGCTGCGCGTCAAGAGTCTCCACTGGTGGCAAGACTGCGCGAAGCCGGTTGCGTCTTTCTGGGAAAGACGACTGTCCCTGAGTTTGGCTGGAAAGGTGTTACCGACAGCCCATTGACCGGAGTGACGCGAAATCCCTGGGACAAAACCAAGGTTTCAGGGGGCAGTAGCGGAGGAGCCGCGGTGGCGGCGGCTTTAGGAATAGGCCGCATCCACACTGGATCAGACGGAGGTGGGTCGATTAGAATTCCATCCGCGTTTTGCGGTGTCGTGGGGCTCAAGGCATCGTTTGGTGCGGTGCCACAGTTTCCGCTCGTATCGACAATGTCGAGCCACGGGCCGATGACCGCCACAGTCCACGAGGCAATTATTTCGCTACGGCATGCAGGAAAACGCGACCCGCGCGATTGGCTCGCTACCGGCTCCAACATTTTTGAAACCGTCTCAAGCGCGGAACTTCGGCCGCTACGGGTTGGCATGTGTCTGTCAGGAATAGGTCCCGAGCCAGACGACGAAATCCGTTTGGCGGTAGAGACTGCGGCTCGCACAATCGCCGGGCGCGAGGGGCGTGTCATTCCTGTTCAGCTTCCCGTCAGCTTCGAGGAGGTTCGGCAACTCATAGATATTTTTTGGGTACGCGACAGCGCAATGGATTGGGACCGAACGCCAGCCGACAGACGACATCGATTGGACCCAGGCTTGGTGGAAATGGCGCAGGCCGGATTACGGTTGTCGGCCGTGGAGATGGCGTATGCGGATTATCGCCGTGCCGCCCTGGCAAGCGCCGTCAATGTATTTCTCGACGAATTTGATGTCTTGCTGATGCCGGCTACGCCATTTGTAGCGTTCGACGTCGGTCAAGATTTTCCAGCTGAATCAGGAATGACGAATTGGCTGGATTGGGCCGCCAATCTGTATCTTTTCAATCTTTCGCAATCGCCCGCGATGTCGTTCCCAATGGAACGCTCTGCTACGTCAGGGTTGCCGATTGCGGTCCAGATTGTCGCCGGGAAGTATCGCGACGCGGTAATTCTTGACGCGGCAATGCGCCTGGAGGCGCGAAACCCACAATAA
- a CDS encoding transporter substrate-binding domain-containing protein: protein MLKYVLAFAISASLFTAHTAALAGEDELRFGLDGGYPPFASPNPDGQLVGFDIDLGEALCAEMHRKCVWVRQEWDALIPGLDTNKFDAILASMLITPERKEKVSFTNPYYAAKAVFVAPKSNTVAKVTPADLDGKTVGVETATAYGTYLQSKYGDKVMVRDYPTVTEAFADLKAGRIEYVLNDANSSYFAINRDGDDGALKLIGEPLVDSMLGEGVGIAVQKQNTELLKALNTALDQVVANGTYSIINKKYFPYDLR from the coding sequence ATGCTGAAGTATGTGCTCGCTTTTGCGATAAGTGCCAGCCTCTTCACAGCTCACACGGCTGCGTTGGCTGGAGAAGATGAGCTGCGATTTGGACTGGATGGCGGCTACCCGCCGTTTGCATCGCCAAATCCCGATGGCCAATTGGTCGGCTTTGATATCGACCTTGGAGAAGCGCTGTGTGCAGAAATGCACCGCAAGTGCGTGTGGGTGCGTCAGGAGTGGGACGCGCTTATCCCGGGCCTCGACACCAACAAGTTCGACGCCATCCTTGCGAGCATGCTCATCACCCCGGAGAGAAAAGAGAAGGTTTCCTTCACAAACCCATACTATGCAGCGAAAGCAGTATTCGTAGCGCCAAAATCCAATACGGTCGCGAAAGTGACACCTGCGGATCTTGACGGAAAGACTGTTGGTGTGGAAACCGCGACGGCCTATGGAACATACCTGCAGTCGAAGTATGGCGACAAGGTCATGGTTCGCGATTACCCAACGGTAACCGAGGCCTTTGCCGATCTTAAGGCCGGGCGTATCGAATACGTCTTGAATGACGCGAATTCCAGCTACTTCGCGATCAATCGCGACGGCGATGACGGTGCTTTAAAGCTGATTGGCGAGCCATTAGTCGACTCGATGCTCGGCGAAGGGGTCGGCATCGCCGTCCAGAAGCAAAATACCGAACTCCTGAAAGCTCTGAATACTGCCCTCGATCAGGTGGTGGCGAACGGCACCTATTCAATTATCAACAAGAAGTATTTCCCCTACGATCTGAGGTAA